One window of Nymphaea colorata isolate Beijing-Zhang1983 chromosome 1, ASM883128v2, whole genome shotgun sequence genomic DNA carries:
- the LOC116252337 gene encoding uncharacterized protein LOC116252337 — translation MADEITTIVMDNAAGTSHGGSGDGGGSRKCIFKWPQDLVSRLGEDIPREPQVVAIGPYHHRQENLMNKEYYKRKALSRVLRLSGGLGESKFVVALKEVEQELRDHYDELDAKIWPSDSFVVMMLLDGCFLLDFLFKLDKLVDKPLTESLRTQLLYTPAYALLIRDIHLLENQIPGLVLEVLMKVAGGSQNPLSGGKLSSQALHLLNLQRMSLLGENLFPRPPRSISARARRAVEHFFCRAPVSLHILRSWGCDVTNGCSAPHPGDDNEGVQQTNVLEVIALEENLQGVALETLWTITRSYKHLRSAKTLRTSGVTFKKSKPETGVSGVRFDKGVLYLPELVLNQASQGVFMNMVAFERMQPQNRGITSFMSFMDSLIDTAEDVRILGKAGIVTNKLGSDEEAANIFNKLGVLQMCSPFDKVLEEVQNYASLPHHGWWGHFKDTYLANPWTILSLTGALYLLLLATVQTTYTVLSYYHTNRSGK, via the exons ATGGCGGACGAGATTACAACAATCGTTATGGATAATGCTGCAGGTACCAGCCATGGTGGCAGTGGCGACGGTGGTGGTTCACGAAAGTGTATCTTCAAATGGCCTCAGGATCTTGTAAGTCGTCTAGGGGAGGACATCCCCCGTGAACCTCAGGTGGTAGCCATTGGGCCTTACCACCATCGCCAAGAAAACCTAATGAACAAGGAGTATTATAAGAGGAAAGCACTCTCCAGGGTGCTCCGCTTGTCTGGCGGACTTGGAGAATCCAAGTTTGTGGTGGCCCTGAAAGAAGTGGAGCAGGAGCTCCGCGATCACTACGACGAGCTGGATGCTAAAATCTGGCCATCCGACTCTTTTGTTGTGATGATGCTTCTGGATGGCTGCTTTTTGCTCgactttctttttaaattggACAAACTGGTGGACAAGCCCTTGACCGAGTCCCTACGCACGCAGCTGCTTTACACCCCTGCCTACGCCTTGCTTATTCGGGACATACACTTGCTAGAAAATCAAATTCCTGGACTCGTGTTGGAGGTGTTGATGAAGGTTGCAGGAGGCTCCCAAAATCCGTTAAGTGGTGGGAAACTGTCCTCTCAAGCCTTGCATTTGTTAAACTTGCAAAGGATGAGCCTCCTGGGTGAGAACCTCTTTCCCCGTCCTCCACGCTCCATTTCAG CCCGTGCTCGACGGGCAGTTGAGCATTTTTTCTGTCGTGCACCTGTATCTCTACACATTTTGCGTTCGTGGGGTTGTGACGTGACCAATGGGTGTTCTGCGCCACACCCCGGAGATGATAACGAGGGCGTCCAGCAAACAAACGTTCTCGAAGTTATAGCGCTTGAAGAGAACCTGCAGGGCGTCGCACTTGAGACGCTCTGGACTATCACTCGAAGCTACAAGCATCTGCGTTCTGCCAAGACGCTTCGCACATCCGGAGTGACCTTTAAGAAGAGCAAACCCGAGACCGGCGTGTCGGGCGTGAGGTTTGATAAAGGAGTTCTCTACCTCCCTGAGCTCGTACTGAACCAAGCATCACAGGGAGTGTTCATGAACATGGTGGCCTTCGAGCGAATGCAACCACAGAACAGAGGCATCACCTCCTTCATGTCATTCATGGATTCTCTGATAGACACTGCCGAAGACGTACGCATTTTGGGAAAGGCAGGAATCGTGACCAATAAACTGGGCAGCGACGAGGAGGCTGCCAACATCTTCAACAAGCTCGGCGTCCTTCAGATGTGTAGTCCCTTTGATAAGGTCCTGGAGGAGGTGCAGAATTATGCATCCTTACCTCACCATGGGTGGTGGGGGCACTTCAAGGATACCTACTTAGCTAACCCGTGGACCATTCTCTCACTCACTGGCGCCCTCTACCTCTTATTGCTAGCCACCGTCCAAACAACATACACTGTCTTGTCCTATTACCACACTAATCGCTCAGGCAAGTAG
- the LOC116245927 gene encoding putative disease resistance protein RGA3, with amino-acid sequence MEGVVSILLEKLTDLWFGKAEELASVSGELLKLGSQLKAIQPLLEDAHDKQFASAHIKEWISRLNEVLYDAEDVIDLYRVRIESNSVDARGEKRKVTKFLPSFSECRNLPFLSEISSEIKAINERLSMIWKEKDLYGLVPLVGDRSRSPQHTAEVYPNRQTTSYITEPHVYGRERDEELIIEWLKKEVCEGRGENARVIAIVGMGGVGKTTLAKKAYNNSSIKEHFEKFMWVCASEIPQALHLFKHVLEAAGGKESGADKIMGLNVLHSEISQHLKEKKFLLVLDDVWNDDWWTELNGLLQVGALGSRVLVTTREKSVAETMDAAYLHDLKCLSDEESWNLFISKTLRRNELIVDLARVEDIGRIIVGKCRGLPLALGLVASMLRHKKRERPIWQEVVSSPLWSWKQSNNENSIISAIALSYMSLPFALKQCLTYLCTFPKDFKIEKHFLLRLWEAEGFVSKDGVDTEALAGQYLEALANCSLVQVEQYKTTYYRLHDIVHDFATYIRGHDCADAASLTSATVSHQPRFFFSSRYDPCPTDDALRRLTKLRTLLMIRGGRLLPMTIVSKLNWLRVLDVSYSSISELPESLGNLVLLKYLNVSHTRICSLPESIVKLGDLQRLDLDSTSIKELPRGISQLRALRHVHLENAYSLEFLPKEMGRLTCLLTLSNFLVGSRRLGECGSSIRELCHLNCLRGKIAIENIERVRSKEEAKEAELEKKIYLECLRLSCDWKCTQNFDRRAAEKVQDIYEELQPPMSLKKLEIYNYGGLTLPTWFNSTTYYGLEDVTLYNCKFLVELPMLGLLPNLVKLEIEGASSVKIIDNRFHHSFGEVGFPRIEELVIRDMKSLEEWSFNADGRTMPRLRNLTVYDCPKLRRLPDGLQLNRLHKLKMKNLFMLDSICLTSLENMRKLKLCALNKINIRGLHGLKTANMLQKLDLKGLPKLDVESKSLEQALQVMNQVTVLILQDCHTVAESVADVFRCHHLPNLRLLKIFSTVSLMDDMDRGRSSVAFELEVDCVEMGVRLSGFGNIGDRVGHLCIRLSNEVDYLPEWIQHLHQLHYLEIRDSPRLSCLSDWLGKLSKLQRLRLYNLPELRGLPDKMEALTQLQELKIQEIPRLTHLPTWLGKLSKLQRLALENLSELRSLWDEINTLTQLEQLFIYNIPKLTNLPEWLGKLSKLQGLYLWHLPELRSLPEGMKNLTQLQELEIKYIPRLAPLPDWLGNLSKFRRISFYHLPQLNDTIPHSI; translated from the coding sequence ATGGAAGGAGTTGTTTCAATTTTGCTGGAGAAATTGACGGACTTGTGGTTCGGAAAGGCTGAAGAACTTGCTTCTGTTAGTGGGGAGCTCCTGAAACTGGGTAGCCAATTGAAGGCTATCCAGCCTCTTCTTGAAGATGCTCACGACAAGCAATTCGCATCGGCGCACATCAAGGAATGGATTTCAAGGCTGAACGAGGTCTTGTATGATGCCGAAGATGTAATCGATCTTTACAGGGTCAGGATCGAGTCCAACTCAGTCGATGCACGGGGCGAGAAGCGGAAGGTAACCAAATTTCTGCCCTCCTTTTCAGAGTGCCGTAACCTCCCTTTTCTTAGTGAAATTTCTAGTGAGATAAAAGCAATCAATGAGAGGCTTAGCATGATTTGGAAAGAGAAGGATCTTTATGGCCTTGTTCCGTTGGTGGGAGATCGTTCGAGATCTCCACAGCATACTGCAGAGGTGTACCCAAACCGCCAAACTACTTCCTACATCACTGAGCCACATGTTTATGGAAGGGAAAGAGACGAGGAGTTGATAATAGAGTGGTTGAAGAAGGAGGTTTGTGAGGGAAGGGGAGAAAACGCCCGAGTCATTGCAATCGTTGGCATGGGGGGAGTCGGCAAGACGACCCTGGCGAAGAAGGCTTACAATAATTCTAGCATAAAAGAACATTTCGAGAAATTCATGTGGGTTTGTGCATCAGAAATACCACAAGCATTGCATCTGTTCAAGCATGTATTGGAAGCAGCTGGTGGAAAAGAAAGTGGTGCTGATAAAATAATGGGCTTGAATGTCTTGCACTCGGAGATAAGTCAGcatttgaaggaaaagaaatttcTACTCGTTTTAGATGATGTTTGGAATGATGACTGGTGGACAGAATTGAATGGGCTTCTGCAAGTTGGAGCCTTGGGGAGTAGGGTCTTAGTCACTACAAGAGAGAAGAGTGTCGCAGAGACAATGGATGCAGCGTACTTGCACGATTTGAAGTGCTTATCTGATGAAGAAAGCTGGAACCTGTTTATTAGCAAAACATTAAGAAGAAATGAGTTAATAGTAGATCTTGCTAGAGTTGAGGACATTGGAAGGATCATAGTTGGAAAGTGCAGAGGATTGCCACTTGCTTTAGGTCTTGTAGCAAGTATGTTGCGCcacaagaagagagaaaggcCAATTTGGCAAGAAGTTGTCAGCAGCCCCTTGTGGTCTTGGAAACAGAGCAACAATGAAAACAGTATAATTTCAGCTATAGCGTTAAGCTACATGAGTCTTCCTTTTGCTTTAAAACAGTGCCTAACTTACTTATGTACATTCCCCAAGGATTTTAAGATTGAAAAACATTTCCTACTAAGGTTATGGGAGGCAGAAGGTTTTGTTTCAAAAGACGGAGTAGACACAGAGGCTCTGGCTGGCCAGTATCTTGAAGCATTGGCTAATTGCTCATTGGTTCAAGTAGAACAGTACAAAACAACATATTATAGGTTGCATGACATTGTTCATGATTTCGCTACTTACATAAGAGGTCATGATTGTGCAGATGCGGCTTCTTTAACTTCAGCAACTGTGTCCCATCAACCACgcttcttcttttcatcaaGGTATGATCCATGTCCTACTGATGATGCTCTAAGAAGACTCACGAAACTGCGCACGTTGCTCATGATTAGAGGGGGACGTCTGTTACCCATGACAATAGTTTCAAAGTTAAACTGGTTAAGGGTCTTAGATGTGAGCTATAGTAGCATATCTGAATTGCCTGAATCATTGGGTAACTTAGTACTGCTAAAATACTTGAATGTTTCTCACACAAGGATATGCTCATTGCCAGAATCCATTGTAAAATTAGGTGACCTTCAAAGGTTAGACCTTGATTCAACTTCCATTAAAGAGCTTCCAAGAGGCATTTCACAACTTCGTGCACTAAGGCATGTTCACTTGGAAAATGCATACTCCTTGGAATTTTTGCCGAAGGAAATGGGAAGGCTGACATGCTTACTGACATTGAGCAATTTTTTGGTGGGCAGTAGAAGGTTGGGTGAATGTGGAAGCAGCATAAGGGAGTTATGCCACCTAAATTGTTTAAGAGGAAAGATAGCCattgaaaatatagaaagagtAAGGAGCAAAGAAGAGGCTAAAGAAGCCGAGTTAGAGAAGAAAATATACTTAGAATGCTTAAGGTTATCATGTGACTGGAAATGCAcacaaaattttgacagaaggGCTGCAGAAAAAGTACAGGACATATATGAAGAACTTCAACCTCCCATGAGCTTGAAAAAGCTAGAAATATACAATTATGGGGGCCTTACTCTTCCCACTTGGTTTAACTCCACAACATACTATGGTTTGGAGGACGTCACCTTATATAATTGCAAATTTCTGGTAGAGCTACCCATGTTGGGGCTTTTGCCAAACCTGGTAAAACTCGAGATAGAAGGTGCTTCCAGTGTCAAGATAATTGATAATAGGTTTCACCATAGTTTTGGAGAAGTTGGGTTTCCCAGGATTGAAGAGCTAGTTATTCGTGACATGAAAAGTCTAGAGGAGTGGTCATTCAACGCTGATGGAAGAACAATGCCTCGTCTTAGAAATCTGACAGTTTATGACTGCCCAAAATTAAGGAGATTACCCGATGGCCTACAACTCAACAGGCTCCACaaactgaaaatgaagaatCTTTTTATGCTTGATTCCATATGTTTGACATCACTGGAGAACATGAGAAAACTCAAACTCTGTGCGTTGAACAAAATAAACATACGAGGTCTACATGGCCTCAAAACTGCAAATATGCTTCAAAAGCTGGATCTCAAGGGACTTCCGAAGTTGGATGTAGAGTCAAAATCACTGGAACAGGCATTGCAGGTGATGAATCAGGTGACAGTCTTGATTTTGCAAGATTGTCACACAGTAGCAGAATCCGTAGCAGATGTATTTAGGTGCCACCACCTCCCCAACCTTCGCCTTCTCAAGATTTTCTCTACTGTATCTCTGATGGATGATATGGACCGGGGGAGATCTTCAGTTGCATTTGAGTTGGAAGTTGATTGTGTTGAGATGGGCGTCAGACTGAGTGGGTTTGGAAACATAGGCGATAGGGTAGGACATCTTTGCATAAGGTTGTCAAATGAAGTGGACTATCTTCCAGAATGGATTCAACATCTCCACCAACTGCATTACTTAGAAATTAGGGACAGTCCTAGGCTTTCTTGCTTATCAGATTGGTTGGGTAAATTGTCTAAGCTTCAGAGGCTGCGCCTCTATAATCTACCAGAGTTAAGGGGCCTGCCAGACAAGATGGAAGCCCTTACTCAGCTGCAAGAGTTGAAGATTCAAGAAATCCCCAGGTTGACCCATTTGCCTACATGGTTGGGCAAGTTGTCCAAGCTTCAGAGGCTGGCACTCGAGAACCTTTCTGAGCTAAGAAGTTTGTGGGATGAGATAAACACCCTCACTCAACTTGAACAATTGTTCATCTACAACATCCCAAAGCTGACCAACCTGCCAGAATGGCTGGGCAAGTTGTCGAAGCTACAGGGGTTATACCTTTGGCACCTGCCAGAGTTGAGAAGCCTGCCAGAAGGCATGAAAAATCTGACCCAACTTCAAGAACTAGAAATCAAATATATCCCCAGGCTAGCCCCTCTGCCGGACTGGCTGGGCAATTTATCCAAGTTTCGAAGAATAAGCTTCTATCACCTCCCACAGTTGAATGACACTATCCCTCACTCGATCTGA